TAACACGGGTCGTCGGAAGGGTCCTGGGCAGCGAACATATTGTTAAACTGTGATGTAACATCAAGAAACATCAGCATCCACAGCAGGACGTAAACTAAATAATTCCGGAAAAGTGATTGTAAggaatatttgaatttaaatttcatcgtCACGGGATACATAAATACAGCTTctctttgaaaaatatgaaagataaataataaacttATATCCAATATACACgggaaaataaatgaaaaaaaagacgGGAACACACAAGGTTTCGATCAAATATACTACGAATGCATAACGATGATATCTCTAAAATTCATCTCGAGCAACTATCAGGTTCCGCATAGAATCTTGAACATCTTTTGGGCTTCTAACAACCTTTCAGTGACGTCGAAATCTCCTCAACTTCATTCTTCTTTAATTTCTCCTCCTGGAATTTTGGTTTTCAATGGTTGTGTTTATTTCAAATGGATGAATTTCTGATGACTATGCACCTCTTCACTGCCCTGCCGATGATCGGGGAACCGGGTTTCCTTTGGATAAATCTCGTCTATTTTCCCTCTCTATCGATACAATAACAAGTTAAGCTTGCAGTCGACGATTTCTAACATCCATTCGTCAcacaaaatacaatgtacacacGGCGTagttacaattatatatatacctcaataaaatatgaaaatcacaTATATTTTCCCTCTTTTGCGCTTTATACAATGAGTATGCCTCTCTTAGACTCTTTCAATAATGATATGTGCCTATAAGAATTTTCAGCACCACTAAGCTCCGCCCCTCTTCCCATCAATCAAAGCGGCTTAGCAACACCTATTTACAATAGTAAGGGTATTCTATTGCCACTCCGGCTTGCTTTAGATATACCCGCCTTCTAGAAGGTATAAACCCCCTCACGTCACGTTTGGGTATTAATTAATCAGCACTGGTCTACATTTTTTTGCGCTCGTAAAATCACCGTAGGTGCGAAGAAGATATGAGTTGATATGTCATTAAGCTTGTTAAAACAAAGTATCTCCCAATACCTATCACAGGGATCAATTTACTATCGAgcaaaagaacatttttttggaACGGGGGATTTATCGGGGAATGTAGGTTAAGAAATGAAGGGATGTCTATTTTGAAAGGCTGGGTATctgtatttattgaaatattttctacgTGATGAATtctacgttttaaaaaaaaaaatacagaaaagaaAAAGGTGAAATAGGTTTATTTTATCTCTAGAACTCTCTTTTTTCTATTGATAAAATCGTTAAATGAAATCtattaaatcttttttcaattaTGATATATGTCATCCCGATCTTTCCGCAGATTATCTAATTAAACTTtagatatgtaaatattttagggGGTAAAAAACGAAGGGAAGTATTAATTCATGactattaaaatttgatttttttgctgATAAAAACCACCTCAGGTAAAAGTCATGATGACTGAAcgattaataaacattttgtcgcctttttcttttaaagttgtATTTATCCCGCATTCCAAATAGAATCTGATAATGTCAAAAACAGAACCTTAAATATTACTGTTGAGGTACAAAGTAACAGTTTTATCGAAAACAACCTTTGGCCAAGTATCCCCGGACTACAAATAAGCTCCCGATTGGAATGTCATCTATTCATGCAATTCGGATCAAGAATCGTCAtcaaatttacataaatattcaatgaaaCAGCACAAGTGGAAGCTCTGATTTGAGTCGGGTATTAAAGAGGGGTCCTTCTCTTtggcatatttttaaaaaatcaaatacatccCGAATATCCTTGTATCAATACAAACTGTACACAAACCTTATATATGTGTACTTGGGTGCGATTTGCGCGATTACATTTAATACCGAGTTTTAAATCTTatggaaataatgaaaaaaagatatcaGACCAGTTAGAAATCTCTATGATAGGAAAAGAACTCTGCCATATCTAAGAATTGCAATGGATTCTTGTTATTACTCAGACCCGTCCTCTTGAAAGTACTTGAAAAATTTCACTGACACCTGTTGGATTCGGGGGGAAATATAGTGCGAATTGACCCCCGTTGCATTTGTTTAAGTTACAAACGAAATGAGATAAAGCCATTGAAAACTCGAAAGACTATTGAAAGTTATAAACATGGAGGTATTTCCAAAGTCTGTAAGGATTAATACTTTTCCAAATAAATGTGAAGTAGCCTTTTTTTGATAAGCGATAAATCAATTGGATTGTTTTCATGACCTGCAGGTGTAAACTTGACTGATAGATTTATAACCCCTTTGGACACCTTTAAATAATGGGTTGACGCAACGATatcatctatttttcttttctggAGCGATAAGAgaggaaaaatttaatttgatgcTTATCCACAGAatggaacatttttttctttcacttttctgttttgaaaaatgaacaGTCTGGTTGGTTGGCGTGCGTGCGTGTGTAAGCGATTGTCCATCTGTAAAGAATAGATCTTGAtgaaaattctttaattttgggGGGAGTGCACGTCCTCTTAAACGCAAATTGTAGCTGAAACTATTTGCTCCCAAATTTACGCGTCCGTCATACTCATTGGCAATTAAGGCCTCTTTTTTTGTGTTGGACCTTATCTTGACTGCATATTTTTACTATCAGATCCGTGAAGTATTCTTTTGACCTCGGATAACTCCCTCGGTAAACGCAGGTTATGCATACATTGTAGAATCATCCTTGACATTTATTTTAGACAGCGCATTTTAACGTTACGCATGCAGAACAACAGGACCTAATTATTTACACAATAGAAAttactacaatttttttttgcaaattgtaTGAATGAATTAATTATCTGGGATTATCAGGATTAAGTTTATCGCGTGAGCCCCCAAGGCCCTCCCTTCACACTTGTGTTTTATCAGAGTTTCTAGAACTACTAACTGGGCTCACGGCGATGAGATTGATAAGTTAACACGTGTTATTTAAATAGGCATATCAACTAGAACTGGGAACGCTACAAATTACACATACCATCATGAATGACTTTAAAAtacaaggaaaaaaaataccttGATGTACAGTACGGCAATAGCTGGGAAAATTTTCTTATCTATCTATAGTGATctgcatttttacatgtttacataatttCCCGCTCtttgaaatttgataattaatagAATGTCATAATCATAATTGATAGTGTCTTGATTAGGATTTAGACACCTGTACATCATATCATTTACCCCtcgatttttaatttgacttttgTTTTAAGTATAAGAACATCAAAGGAATATTTCatgattgatttattgattatCCTAAATACAGGACCAAATATCTTATTGCTGTATTGAATGTCTCAAAGAATATGAAAGACAAGGAGAGATCCAGTTAAATATTCTGCTGAAGGAGAGAAGAAGAAACAAGAATAACACAGTTGTCGTTCTTTTCTCTCAGTCACACAGTTTCCTGTataccagagagagagagagagagagagagagagagagagagagagagtgtgtatttttttattcagaacaacaaacaaacagtaAATTATAAccaaacacatacatgtaacacatgTAAAGGGAAAAAATGCCACAAGaatcatgataaataaatatattttatttgaaaaatcaacACAACTTTTCTCgttttggttgttgtttttgACCGGATAAGTTCAGCCAAAGACATCTggaaattaattcaaaacattatgaTTATAATGCAAACAACAGGAAATATTTCACACAAATTGCACTTTgacttttttcttaattcagtTAACACTTGTCGGTCCATCTTGTTGTCATGTATAACGGTAATAAAGGTGTAAAGTACTATACTGCTACTTAACAATATAGTAGAAATACTTTGCAGAATATGATAGATTATATGGAAAAATCCAATCATAAAACACGTGAAAAATAAATGCTTGTTTTATGGATTtaacatctaattttttttacatgtaatttcacgCACTCAGATTacaaaaatggaattttttcaacaacaaaaataataaaatcaagtttcaaattatatattgaCCATATCAAATTGAAATCTTCATATGGGCGAAGTGAGTTCTAGACTTAGAAAAGGTTTTTtgccgctattttttttttgacaacaCAGTTTAGACAACACATCAGGTCCCCCAAGGCGTTGAGTGACGGATAGTGACAGAATACCATTATGCAGTAGCATTGATTTATCAATACGCAACGAACATGgtttttggtgggtttttttcttcaaagtaCACTTAACAAGAATGATAATTAATGCAATACATACATATAGGAGAAacacataaattttaaaacaaattaaggcGTTAGAAATTAAAACATAGGCGCTATAGATTTCAATGCTATTATTTGCTTTGAAAACGTGATTTACTTGAAAAACACTATTTTCACTGcctttttgtattatttaaaaaaaacaacaacaaaagttGATATATCACTGCTTGACTAGAGTCATGACTTTAATGTAAGTTTATTGGCAGCTTTTAAACGAATGGCAAGAATTAATAGATACCATGATGTATTGTATGCAAATTAAGGTATAATCACGTAACAATACATTCAATGAAATGCCGTTGGTCGTccgatatttttctttaattttagattttgattattttagattattattatttttttaaattaaaaatcttttttaaaagttgcaaGTTTGTATAATCATACAGAATCAACAATGATGATTGTTTTGACaacatgtacattttcaaaattattttgaaagttaGATTAATTTAACTCACAGTTTATGATCTTAGGGccaaattagattttttttgtaacaaGCTGCAAATCGGTAGCTCTACGACACGCATGTCAACCCGAGTTTTAGGAAATTGTTCTGGCTACTTACGGCGAACACATTGGCAGACGGCATTACTGTTCGTGGGACAGCTCCGTTTTTTACCATTTACCATCAGTAAACACTCGAATCCACTTTCACAGCCCCTAAAAACCCAATAAGTCTGATAACCTGATTATCTCTATCAATTAATGAATAGACATGAAAATCAGTCGCACACTAGTAATTCAAATGTGAAATTTTgatgttaaaattttgtttgaaaccAACACTTATACGGTATTCTATAGCACCAAAGTATATTCAATATTGAAATCAGAGAGTCGGAGAAATTATTACTGACCAGAACTGGCAAGGAATGACCGAATCGGTTGTCAAGACGAAAGGAACTTCTGTAGCGGGAGGCAGCATAGAGTCGGGACTACCactatctttttctttaaaatggaGAAAAGGAAAGCATGCGATTTAGCGGGTAAAAAAGCTGAGAACCCAACAAACACAACAAAGATCTCCGTAAATATGTGCACTGTTTTGTCTAGTTTCGACATTTGTACTATGTCTTCTTCCTCCCTTagaataatttataataatttagaATAAGATATTTGAAAGATACATCGTATAAGAAATcgattaaaagtaaaaaaaaaatttataacaatttcaaATCTTATTCCTTTAAAATATGCAACCTATGGAgtttatgtagaaaatatgtTCATCTTACTTTTCATGCACTGGCAAGTCTCTCCAATGTTTATGCAAGGCGCTGGTTTGCCTATTTTGATTGTCATGCAGGTATAAGGTTCTATGCAACCGCTGTAATATTCGTTTGAACATCAAATGGAAAATTGTCATAATTACGATTTTGTCAAACGGAGTAATTATAATAGAATGTGTAgtttaaaattgtaaacatttgaaaatgaaaaccagTATAATACAAGTAGTTTGGACTCAGATCTATCTGTTTGATTTGAAGGAGAGGAATATCATTTTACAAACGTTCATCGTAAAAACATCAATTACATTCATCACGCAACAAAAGCGTTGCAATTGCTATTTTAAGGTGATCATGTGACTTGTCTTTCAAATAGGAGAAAAAAGgagagtaattttttttttcaaactttgcaCCGAATATGAGTTAACTTTACGGAAGAATAGCTAAGAGAACATACGAATTTATGTAAAtaacaatttcatatttttgcttaCCCCATTTGACATGGAAATCCGGGCAATTTTTCACCTCCAATTTCCATGTCATGCGGAACGGAAGATAACCCGTCGCTAGTTGTCACTTCCAGTTTAGGTACTTCCGGTACCGGTATGCTCGATCCAGGTACGGATATTGGAGGCCCCACCGCATTACCTTTACCTTTCTCTGTTtttcgttaattttttttttttttttggcaatagaagaaaagttcaattttataaattaacttGTGATGTTATGTGAAATGAACAACCAATGTGGAATTAAATCGTAATAGTTTTACCCACTTTTCATGCACTGACAAAACTCCATTGAACTTTCACTGCAAACGATGGCACGGCCATTTTCGAATCTCATGCAACGGAAATCTCCAATGCAACcacttaatgttaaaaaaatcagaagCATAAATCATGAAATACCTTCACAACATGGAAGTCATTGTGcgatcaaatacatgtatgctgcagtattttttattaaacggTTCAAACACTTACTACCGATATCGTTCATGCATATGTATGAATTGTTCATGCATATGTATGATGATTACTTTGtctaatatttgaaaaatgtgtGTCTTTGTTGCGGATGAAAAGCCGCCATATTCAGCTAAACAAACTAATGATTACAGGGGAAAATAGAAATCTAATAGTTTTTTTGCAAATAGTGTCCAATGCTTGTTATACCAATTTGAAAATCAAtcaccaaaatttgaataatctaaataaaagaatgaaattAATCTTACGCCCATTGACATGGCACCAAAAAACTCTCCCCTCCAAATTCAAATTCCTCAGCTATCGCGTCCTCATTGTTTGTCGCAGGGATGGGTGGAACAACCGGTATTCCTCCGCCAGTATGGTCGATGTCCTGAACAACTGGGATTGGGGTAACATAAGGATTTTGGGGCGGTGGCTGAACGTATGATTTTGGTTTCTCTTCCATTGTCTGTGTCACTGGTTTTTGCTGCAAATATGGATTAGCAACGCCATTGGAAACTAACCCGGGTTGGCCGATCGGATTTTGATTGCTTACAAGTGGCGAAATTTGTCTTGTCTTAGTATACTTTGATCTCCAAGACTGCCTCGAGCCAAATTTTCGACGAACGCCATTTTGATCCGCAGTCTGTGGGCCTATGCCAGAATCTGGTCTTTCCACAGGTGTCTTTGTATCTGGTATCATTGGCACTGCTCCTCTGTTCTTTTCAACATCTTTTTCGCCAAAGGGATTGCTGAACAGATTTAATTTCAAGTTTTTCATAGAAGGATCGTCATTGGATGGAAATCCATTATTTAGAGATGCCAATTGTCCATTCGAAAAGAAGATGAAACAAATTGTGAAGCAAAGTACTAAAATATGGTGTTCACTCATTATGTCGCCGTCTTCCTTTACAACCTAACGCCACCAAGCTTTATGAACGCGTAAAGGGTCCTCACAAATTAGCTTTTTTCTTGATCGAAACTTCGATGCGGTGAATACGTTGAAGATGTTCGATTTTTACATTACGATGCCCAAAATGATGCATCGGAAAATCAACTGTAACAGTTGTTGTTCATATTATCACGATGCCCttaaagtatatttcatgtGTTCTCATGCAAAGACTGCGCATGAACACATTGTATATTAGTATGGGCTTATTTTTCTTCCATTAAAGTTTATCCCTCAATTTACCGAGTATTGCTGAACTTCTGTACATACGGCGACAGAGGACTGTAcacttaaagggacatggtcacgattttggtcaaaaattattttttcgattttaatgtttattataatgcttcagtaaggcatttttaataggcaaccaaaatttgagtgtcatttgttgagttataagcgagttacagagcttacaattcctcgctatgtaaacaaagcttttgtttacattttgaatgttgaagtgaaaactccagttttagacctaaaatgaatgtgttaatcgttaggaactgtttatttaatatgcttaaaatgaataagaatatagaaaaatcagcttgaaaaatattttactggtatattaaagctatgtaaacaaaaacagggcacgagccttgttcaCGTGACGAAGAAttatgagccctgtatcttgcttaaaactcatcgacgggcacccaaatttcatttgatcattagaaatgcattcataaagcattttaaataataaaaacagagaaataaaatttgaccaaaatcctgaccatgcccctttaaaagagACGTATTTACAATTAATATCCAAGTTAGTCTTTACTTGGCCATTAATTGGCGGATTGAAcagaaaacacaaaacttcGTGCTTCTAGTTTCGAGGGCAATCGATATTcttcaaatcagaaaaatttaatccaaatattttattttaaattaattatattatatgacTTTTGATGGATCATTATTCATTGAATTAGaattaaaagaacaaaaaaagtaTATGAATTAAGTATACCACTCTTTCCCGTTAAAAAAACGGTGATCTATGATTGTATGACTCTCTTTATagattaaataaatgtttactaaGGTTTGAACACGTTCaatatttattccaaaaatatacaataatattatCCATATGATTCTTCAACATcataactatatttttttttacaaatgcaaAATAATAAGAATCTTACAGTTTACATTGCGGACAAATGAGCAGAGTCTGACataaattctaatgattccgcTATCAGTATTTTTGATATGTGTATCTTACACACTTTAATATAAGCTGGCTTTATGGTATATTTTTACTGAAATGAATATGTTGAATATTATTATCTTTCCCCATttctaaatatgaaaaaaacaactACCGATCTTCATGAAAAACAGTATACAGTCATGTAAATATTATCATGTTTGTGAATGGTCAACTAGGACATgcttacatgtatgttcaagACCTGTTTCTTGACAGGAATAGCATGCAGTCATTAGAACAATTCGTCTATTCATCCAACACTTTCAGATTTCATTGTCAAACATTTCtatacatatttttgattttgtttcaaaaatgatttaCTCTACAGTTAATTGTGATATTATCCTAAAATTCTTCCGAGGAAAGAGCTGACTATTCCTCCCAAGTCAAAGACTCCAACTCGTCTTCGTCCATTTCTACGAACCGGTCGATCCATATGTCTATGAATCTCTCTATCCTGTCTATGAATCTCTCTGTCCCTTCTCTTTGCTGCGAAGCAGGCTTTGGATTTTTTGCACTCAacctacaaaaacaaaatcgcatatttttttcaacagtgATAATTTGTTCCTTCATCAGTTTTTTCCTCTCTAGATGGATGTATGCATACCACAAATCGCCAAAATAAGACCCTAATAATTGTACACACGTCATACCAAAACCTTCATCAAAGTTCATAAGTACATAACTCGCCAAATCAAAACTCTGAACATTTTACACATGCACGTACTATAGACTTCATCGAAGTTCTAGGAAATTACACGCTAGCTTAGGTAACTTTGCAAAGTAAACTCTTTCATACAAACGCTCTTcattatgaaatacatgtataaatatctaAAGAATGACCGAAAACACTTTCTTTCATTGACAACAATCATTTGAATGTTTTATCAAActcattttctttcattcttcttgtaagatataaaaaattaaaaaaaattatcggaCTTATTAAGGACTTACCCGACCATCGGGGAAGCACTTGCAGTAACTGCACCTCCCCTCGTACTTGAGGTAACCCTGGGGTATAAACTTCTGGTGATGGACACAGCCCGGGACACAGACACACCGGCCACTGTAAGCCCGGGGGCACAGGGTCGCACTCTCCGTCACAATGGTTTTGGCGATCACACACTCCCGACCAATGGAACAGCCACTGAAATATACACAATTAATTACGGTTAGATTTTCTATTGCTTTCAAACCAAATATATAACTGTGGATGAGCCATGGTCggttattacttttttttattagtgGAAGTGGCTGACCACTGTTATAGAAGACTACATTGTAAAATTCAGCTTCCGTCATTGGAGCCTTCGATATATTCGAGCTAGAAATTTAAAATCCCCTTGTGGTGAGAAGTGAACTTTCAGTATGGCTAtggattttaaaaactaaaaatgaCCACGCAGTGGTGGTGGTGGACCAATATGTAAATGAACcagaaaatttgaatatttgtgAAGGCTACTGATGTTtccgagcccgatgtttaaCCGTTTCAAATTAGGAACTTTTTACCCATTTaagggatggggggggggggggggggtggggggtggtaGTTTGAGATAATTACTGCATATAATATGAAATCATTATTTCAAACGTGAAAGAGTTAACTTTCTTAATGCTATGTTAGTATACATTACGATTCGTTTATCACGAACCGATGTGCTCTGTTGCTGTTGCAAAGGGGCATCTTTTCACGATCAAGATGGGCGATTATAACGTCTTGACCCCGCGGTATATAACGCAGGCATTTTTCTGAAATGCTAGCTACATGTACCGTCTTAACCCACATCAATCACCAAAgatagcattttattgtttaaatagtccGACTGACCATATCGATACATCGCAACTGGTCGCAGCGGAGCGTAAAGATTGATTCAGATCATCACTATTAGGGAGAAGATTAATAAATGCCTCATGCTGCGCCTAGAAACGATGCAAACGTAATCCTGTcaatcatatgacaaaaaaaatcgACAATTTCTACGATTGCCAAGGCAGACCTAAAGATCTGGTGAGAACTGATGCGAGTACTCTACGATCGGAACTGCGATTTCGATCGCGCTCTGAATCGTGATAGAAAGCACGTAGCATAATAATCAACGGTGTATTTTCAGTAGAACCCCTgagtcaataaaaataaaacttaattaaaaacgcattaattaattaatgacatGCATATGACATAGATATTTCACTCctaattgttacatgtactaaaattcttttataagtAGTCagtaaatattatttgataaaagtaacaaaaaatgttcgatGTTTAAATGTATTCAAAGTAACTTTTTGTGACACTAAATTACTTAGAATTTCAATCAAGTAAAACATCCATCTTCCTTAATTTCCTTCAGGGATTAATCAGCGTTTATTATAACATGAAcacataaacatgataaattatACCGGTATAGGCATCAATAAACAAGAAGCTTGTTGGTGACACGCCTTAAAATCggttgataaataaaatacatttgtacattgtataacataataaaaatattttaaacattacattAACACGCAGTGTAGAAAATTTAGATACAACAGTTTAAAATTATCTTACCCTGCCCTTGGTGATTTTGTGTTCATTATAAAAAAGAGCGCTAAAGATaatgtttactcagggtttgagttgtcaaaaaaagtaattttatatttttaggaGTAAAACTTGCCCTTAACACAAAAcgtatttttgaaatgaattattgttgacataacattcgataaattaactttattatagaattaggctcaaacaaaaatggATTGATTGCAAAAGACAGGAAATTTtgcttaaatttttaaaaattttgttttccgctTAAACATTTTTGGCAGTACTGTAATATCAAAAGTTcagatttatttacatattttctgttgtttttacCGCAGTTAATTATTAAGGTAATCGTAATTGTCACTAAAAACTTAATGTTTTGTAtctatttagaaccattttgacAAGAGCTTAGACTTTGTGtggttgtgtcaaacagcattgtgtaatttaaaaaaaaaaaccaaaaaacttttCAATGGCCATAAACTCGAAAAGTATGTCATTggcctacttttttgaaaatgaaaaagtaacACAAAGGTCtatcacatgtacatatatagatCGTTTCTTATTATCGTCAGTGGGTGGTTTTTTTCATCATTCTGAGTAGAGATCGtccttaaggtcagacgacacgttcctcaattttagttaactttttccaggaatttgttaatggtttactactactttgacaagctttcttgcaaaaaattagggtaccttaccaggcatttctgcaaaatactagagtatgcaatttcctatataatcttcttgaaaatacacttgaattgctgatataaaaataaatacatctacagcacagcgaaattcactattttagaactatatctccgccggggcggggctttgaactcacgacctctaaaACCTTTACGCTactggcagtgagcggccacggttttttttttttttttatcttttattagagcggccacggttctaaccactcgaccatatAGACCTTTAATCAAATCCacgtaaattttgatcatttttaaagtaattataaaattaaaattttatattggaactctttattacgaggagatacaaaaaagattctcgaggaacgtgtcgtctgaccttaagtttTTGTTAAGACTAAAGCTGCtagtgtatatacatatatatgagctgtaattacaaattttatcaCTGACCTAAACTGACATTCCGGTCCATTGAGCAGGGGTGGGGGAATCCTAGGGACTCCGTGTCCAATAGGCACCAAATCTCCAATCTTGTGACTGGGgctataaatattaaatggatCCAGAGGAACATCGTGATGGTGGGGATCATGAGAACCCACGGGGACGTCATGATGATGGGGATCATGAGAACCCACGGGGACGTCATGATGATGGGGATCATGAGAACCCACGGGGACGTCATGATGGTGGGGATCTTGAGATCCCACGGGAACATCATGATGGTGGGGATTATGAGATCCCACGGGGACATCATGATGGTGGGGATTATGAGATCCCACAGAAACATCATGATGGTGGGGGTCAGGAGTCTTCACCGGTATGTCGTGGTGGTGGGGATTATGAGACCCTACATGAACGTCATGATGGTGGGGGTCAGGAGTCTTCACCGGCACGTCATGATGGTGGGGATCATCATGCTTTGCTGGTATATCGTGATGATGAGGATCGTGATGATGAGAATGTCCTTGAGATGGCACTGGAACAAATATTACCTGTGACCTTCCCAGTGAAGAAGGAAACTGGCTTGAGCTTCCTGGTAGACTAAAAGGCGATCTCTCAAATAAAGGATTATGCCTATTAGAGCTGAAAGGTAGATTTGGATTTTGACCAGAACCTATTGAGAAACTGCCTCGCAGAGGATCAAAGTTACTGGTTTGAAAGC
This portion of the Magallana gigas chromosome 7, xbMagGiga1.1, whole genome shotgun sequence genome encodes:
- the LOC105325055 gene encoding uncharacterized protein isoform X1, producing MGQVRLTLVLFLGTLVHALVIEDPQNEQSLPAGFQRPTLKSSLDEPLGFGQISPFSGVPSPGAGNFPSGQGPLNGNFGNFPIGTGSASGIPGAGGNFAGFPVGTGSASGIPRGSVNFAGFPVGTGSASVIPSGSVNFAGFPVGTGSASGIQGVRGVPAGSGSFLSRTGSVNGIVPRSGTVGGFQTSNFDPLRGSFSIGSGQNPNLPFSSNRHNPLFERSPFSLPGSSSQFPSSLGRSQVIFVPVPSQGHSHHHDPHHHDIPAKHDDPHHHDVPVKTPDPHHHDVHVGSHNPHHHDIPVKTPDPHHHDVSVGSHNPHHHDVPVGSHNPHHHDVPVGSQDPHHHDVPVGSHDPHHHDVPVGSHDPHHHDVPVGSHDPHHHDVPLDPFNIYSPSHKIGDLVPIGHGVPRIPPPLLNGPECQFSGCSIGRECVIAKTIVTESATLCPRAYSGRCVCVPGCVHHQKFIPQGYLKYEGRCSYCKCFPDGRVECKKSKACFAAKRRDREIHRQDREIHRHMDRPVRRNGRRRVGVFDLGGIVSSFLGRILG
- the LOC105325055 gene encoding uncharacterized protein isoform X2 encodes the protein MGQVRLTLVLFLGTLVHALVIEDPQNEQSLPAGFQRPTLKSSLDEPLGFGQISPFSGVPSPGAGNFPSGQGPLNGNFGNFPIGTGSASGIPGAGGNFAGFPVGTGSASGIPRGSVNFAGFPVGTGSASVIPSGSVNFAGFPVGTGSASGIQGVRGVPAGSGSFLSRTGSVNGIVPRSGTVGGFQTSNFDPLRGSFSIGSGQNPNLPFSSNRHNPLFERSPFSLPGSSSQFPSSLGRSQVIFVPVPSQGHSHHHDPHHHDIPAKHDDPHHHDVPVKTPDPHHHDVHVGSHNPHHHDIPVKTPDPHHHDVSVGSHNPHHHDVPVGSHNPHHHDVPVGSQDPHHHDVPVGSHDPHHHDVPVGSHDPHHHDVPVGSHDPHHHDVPLDPFNIYSPSHKIGDLVPIGHGVPRIPPPLLNGPECQFRSVIKFVITAHIYVYTLAALVLTKT